In Anaerobacillus sp. CMMVII, a single window of DNA contains:
- the mutY gene encoding A/G-specific adenine glycosylase, giving the protein MQLEQQASVRQFQEDLLTWFKGNQRDLPWRLDQDPYKVWVSEIMLQQTRVETVIPFFNRFLDKFPTIEALATAEEGEVLKAWEGLGYYSRARNLQAAVREVHEQYNGVVPDSKTEISKLKGVGPYTSGAILSIAYGKPEPAVDGNVMRVISRIFASYDDISKQKTRVKFEGIISTLISVDDPSSFNQGLMELGALICTPTSPSCSICPVQKHCLAFEEHIQHELPVKAKKKKPKEKKLVCAFIKNVAGEVLIHQRASQGLLANLWEFPNVELTSDAKMEEQLAEFLRNDFDLQTTIGEQIYHVEHVFSHLKWDVTIFEVELLSQGITKNERAEWVSAKEIQSYPFPVSHQKIMKHCLQL; this is encoded by the coding sequence ATGCAACTAGAACAACAAGCATCAGTGAGACAATTCCAAGAAGATTTACTAACATGGTTTAAAGGAAATCAACGTGATTTGCCTTGGCGACTAGATCAAGACCCTTACAAGGTATGGGTTTCAGAAATTATGCTACAACAAACAAGGGTAGAAACAGTGATTCCCTTTTTTAACCGCTTTTTAGATAAATTCCCGACAATAGAAGCACTCGCTACAGCAGAAGAGGGTGAGGTTCTAAAGGCGTGGGAGGGATTAGGGTATTATTCCCGTGCAAGAAATCTCCAAGCAGCGGTTAGAGAAGTACATGAACAATATAATGGTGTTGTGCCTGACTCAAAGACGGAAATTTCCAAGCTCAAGGGTGTTGGGCCATATACTTCAGGTGCTATATTAAGTATTGCTTATGGAAAACCAGAACCTGCTGTTGATGGAAATGTTATGAGAGTTATTTCTAGAATTTTTGCGAGTTATGACGATATTAGCAAACAGAAGACAAGAGTAAAATTTGAAGGGATTATTTCAACATTAATTAGTGTTGATGATCCATCTTCGTTTAATCAAGGCCTCATGGAATTAGGCGCTTTAATTTGTACTCCGACGTCACCTTCATGTTCAATATGCCCGGTTCAAAAGCATTGCCTAGCATTCGAAGAACATATTCAACATGAGTTACCGGTAAAGGCTAAGAAAAAGAAGCCAAAAGAAAAGAAACTTGTTTGTGCTTTTATAAAAAATGTGGCTGGAGAAGTTCTCATTCATCAACGGGCATCACAAGGTTTACTAGCCAACTTGTGGGAATTTCCTAATGTCGAACTTACGAGTGATGCAAAAATGGAAGAACAGCTAGCAGAATTCTTACGTAATGACTTCGACCTTCAAACGACGATCGGTGAGCAAATATATCATGTTGAACATGTATTCTCTCACTTAAAATGGGATGTAACCATCTTTGAAGTGGAGCTATTAAGTCAGGGAATAACAAAAAATGAGCGAGCAGAGTGGGTATCTGCGAAAGAAATTCAATCATATCCGTTTCCAGTATCACATCAGAAAATAATGAAGCATTGCTTACAGTTATAG